CAGAGTCCCTCGAACAATCGCCCGTCAGCGGTAGCCGCATTGGCGAGCTTGACCGAATAATCCTCAATATCAACAACGACCAGGCCGTGGTTGATGGAGTTAATGACAGAATCAAGGAACTCACTCTTGGCACGACTTTCCTGTTCCGCCTGCATGCGGTCGGCCACTTCGCGTTCAAGTGAAAGATTGCTTGCTCCCAGTTCGGCAGTCCGCTCTTCAACCCGCAACTCCAGTTCATCATGTGCCTGCTTCAATGCTTCTTCAGATCTCTTGCGATCTGTGATGTCCAGCATGACACCGAGCAGACCAGCCACCTCACCGTCAATATTTTTAAACAGCGATTTTATGAAATACACCTCATGCACGACTCCATCAACAGACTTCACCTGCGTCTCGTATCGTTGACTTCCACCAGCAGCAAAAAGGGCGTTATCCGCTTTCTCATACACTTCGGCCAGCTCTCTCGGAGCAAGGTCATAGACAGTCTTGCCCACGACTCCGTCCATCTCAATTCCGAGCATGGAGCAGAAGGCGCTGTTGCCTCCTAGATATTTCCCTTTGGTATCCTTGTAAAAGATCGGACTCGGGATACTGTCGATCAACGTTTGCAGAAAGAGATTTTTCTCCCTGCGCCACTTGTCTTCCTCACGCTTCTTGATGAAATTCGCGACTAAAAACGTCACGACAATAGCGAAGCCAAGCAACAAGAGATCAACTAACACACTGTGATCCGGCACAATATAACTCCAACGTTTCTCTGATTGAACAATAGTATTGCAAACAAATAGCTTGATGTTCAATTATTAAAAAGCATAACGCCGGGCATGCGTTAATACACACCTGGCGTTATGCAATACTATCCAGCTAAAATATAAAAGAAACGGCCCGACTCAACCTCCAAGATGACCGAGTATCTTTTCAACAGAGCAATCCAGACGGCTTATTTCAGGCAGATTCAGAACCGATGACTCTGTCATCTGGCGATCCACCAATCCGTCCATTACAGGTATCGAAAGCGACCACTCTGGCAAACCATCCAGCTCGGGATGCCTCCCTCCGGCATGTCGATTGACGACAAGTGCCTGGTTGGTCAACCCCAGATCAGAAGCCATGCGTCCGACTTCGGCCCCCGTCTGCAAACTGCGCATGGATGGCTCGGACACAATCACCAGCCCATCGACATGGGCCACGGTTCCCCTTCCCAAGTGCTCGACGCCGGCCTCAAGATCCACGAGAACCCATTCATCCCGCTCCATGACAATATGCGCCAGCAGTGCCTTCAACAGTGCGTTGGCATCACACGCGCACCCTCCCCCTGCATTCGTAACCGCACCCATGACAATAAGCCGTTTACGCCCCGGAACGACACCACCCAGCGGCTCGCCACCCAGCGGCACATCCACGGCCAACTCTTCCGGCAAGTCGCCCACGTCAGGGTTCAGATTCAGAAACCCCCCGGCATGAATACGTTCCCGCACCAAGTCTTCTCGCTGAATAAGCGGCTGGGGAAGTTGGTCCAGAGCCAGACCAGAAGCCTGCCCCAGTGACAGCGCGGTATCCGCATCCACCAACCAGACATTCTTCCCGTTCCGGGCCAACCAGTCCGCAGTCCATGCTGCCAAAGAGGTCTTTCCAACCCCGCCCTTTCCGGCAAAAGCTATCTTCATGAATGTGCCTCCGACGGCTTAAGAACCTTTTGTCGCGCTTCGCAAGTTTTCACGCAAAACGCAGCGTGTTCTTTACCCTACGAAATCTTGAAGCTCATACGACTCACACCCGACTCCTTCACTCAACCACGCTCTCACCAAACATGCGACAAGACGCGTTGGAAATGGAGTCCAGAGGGGGAAATCCTTCTCGAAAGGTTCCCCCCCCTTGGACAACAGAGGCATTCTTATTCACTCAATCCAAGACCTTTACGCTTGGCTTTGATGCGTTCATCGAACATTTCGGCGGTCTTAACCGCATCAGGTTCAATGAAGAAGGTGGCGCCGACAAGGTCTTCAAGCCCGGACACAGCCAGATTGGTGACGGTTTCGGAGCCGAGGATATTCGGAGGATGACCGAGATGGGTATAGATACCCGAAGCCACAGCATACAGGCCAATGGCAGCGGCTTTCTCCGAGTACCATTCAGGCGATGATGCCCCGACGGGCAGGTCGGAGATATCCACGCCCAGCGTATTTGCCAAGGCCGCACACAGTTGCATGATGCGTGAATTGTCCACGCAGGAGCCATAGTGAAGAACCGGCGGAATACCGAGTGCTCCACATATTTTCTTCAGGCCCGGCCCGGCCATTTCAATAGCCTCGGGAAGCAGCAGGCCGGCCTTGCCTGCCGCCGTGGTCACACAGCCTGTAACAATAACAAGGATATCTTTCTTGATGAGCTCCTTGGCCAGGCCGACATTGAGTGAATCGTGCTTGATCTTGGGATTGTTACATCCAACAATCCCGACTGCACCCCGGATGTCACCGGCAACAATAGCGTCGATCAACGGCTGCAAGGAACCGCCAAGGGCTTCAATGACAGCTTCATTAGAAAACCCGGTCATGATGTTGACAGGCTCTCCGGGGATTTCCACACGCCCCGGATCGCGCTGGGCGAACGCCTCAACAGCGATGGACACTATTTCGCGGGCCTGCTTCATAGCCGTACGCGGCTGGAAATCAAAGTGGATTGCGCCTGTGAAGCGCGCCTTGTTGGCGGTGTCGATGAACTTGGTGTGATAGCAACCGGATATCTGCACCAAACTCGGCATGATGCACTGATAATCCACCACAACGGCCTCAACGGCTCCGGTGATAATCGCCAGTTCGGTCATAAGATGGTTGCCCGCCATGGGAATACCCTGACGCATGAGCAGTTCATTTCCTGTGCAGCACAGACCTGCCACATTGATGCCTGTTGCGCCCAACTCCTTGGCTCGCGCCACGAGTTCGGGCTCACGTGCGGCAGCCAGAATCATCTCGGACACGACAGGGTTATGCCCATGCACAAGCAGGTTGACCTTGTCCTCCTTGATAACGGCAAGGTTGGCTGTGGACACCTTGGGTGTGGGCGTACCGAAAAGGACATCGGAAAGCTCGGTACCGATCATCGAACCGCCCCAGCCATCGGCCAACGCAGTACGAGCCGCATGGATAAGGGTGTTGGGCGCGTCGTTGTCACATCCCATGTGGGTGCGGTGCATCATCTCGGCAATCTCACGATCGACACCACGCGGCGTCATGCCGAGCTTGGCCCATTTTTCCTTACGGACCTCCGGGACACGGGACAGCAGGGAGATCGATTTCTTGCGGGAGCCGAAATCGGCGAAGAAGCACTCCATGAGATCTTTGGCAACAGCCATAAGCTCTCGTCCTTCTGTTTCAATACCGACTTCTCCAGCCAGTCTGCGCAGCTTGGGTTCATCGGTGATCTTGTAATCGGGAGCTTCGCCCTCGACAACAGCTTCCAGCACTTCAATGAGGTCTCGACCATGGTCCGAGTGTCCGGCAGCGCCGCCGGTCACGAACCGACCGAAGTTGCGGGCAACGATCACATCAGCATCTGCGCCGCATACCCCACGGGGATGTTTTTCACTGACACGGCACGGTCCCATGGTACAGTTGCGACAGGTGGTCCCCAGTTCACAAAATTTGCAATGCGGTGTCTGCTGATCCAGACGATCATGGACAGTTTCAACGCCTTCTCTTTTGGCCTTTTTCAGCATTGCCTTTGCGTCGTCCCAAATTGTCAGTTCATCAATGGATCTCGGTTCTTTTGCCATACTTATCTCCTTCCCTGGTTTCCCGAACGCCAGTCACGCCCGGAGGATTCAACAAAGAAAACCCTATTCTGCTTGGGAGAATACACAGCTCCATTCATTGTGTATGTCAGATAGCTGACAAATGAGATGGAAAATGAAAAAAAATAACCCGATTTTATCACCTCCAGACTGCTTTAAAACGGTTATCCATACACGGTTACTCGCCCATGGCGTGCTCCAACGCATCCACATCCGGAATGAAATATTCTCCACGCCCCCGCTTCTCCATGAGCCCGGCACGCTCCATGTCGTTCAACAGCGTGGAAACTGTCTGTCGCGAGGCTCCCATGAGCTGGGCAAGCTGTTCTATAGTCAGATCAAGCTTGAGCAAAAGGCCGCCGTCTTCCGGGACCCCGGCATCTCTGGCTTCACGGAGAAGATAGTCCATGAGACGATTATAGATATCCTTGAAGGCCAGACCGCCTATGATTGAAAAGGAATTTTGCAGAATGTGCCCAAGCACCCGGACCATGGTCCGTGTAAAAAGCGGTACCTCGGTCATCCAACGCTTTACGGACTGGACATCGGTCACAAGCAGTGTGGTCTCTTCAAAGGCCTGGACGAAGCACCCTGCATGAGTGGAATACAGGTCGCCAGGTCCAAGGATGGCCAAGGTGAACTCCTTGTCTTCATAGGCAAGATAGACACGCACTCGCCCCGTGGCGATGATGAACACCCTGTTCTCCACCTCGTCAGGTTGAAAAATGACATTCCCCTTGAGAAAAGAATGTTCATTGAATACGGCACGCAGTTCCGCCAATTCAGGTCGTACCAGTTCATCAAGCAGATTCACGCCGGAAAACTTCATACTCCTCCCCTCTTTGCACAAACCATAACATGCAAAACCACCAGCTACCAATCGCTCTCAACCTGTTTCAAAACAGGCTTTTTGTTGCCATCCGCGCCAAAGTGTCCAATAGTGAAAAGGTGAAGAGAAACGCATTTATACTCACCGTCATATCCGTTTTCATGGTTCTGACCGTGCCGTCTTCGTCCCATGCCGCCGGGTATCCCGAATGGCAGGCTCCCAGAGCCTGCATCTTCGGCATGCCGTACATCGGCAATGCTGTGAGAAAAGGAAATTCAGGACTCATCACCGACATACTCGTTCGGGTCTATGAGCCTGAGGGCTATGAACTCATACACCGGGAACTGCCCTACAACCGTGCCGTCAAAGAACTTCTCGTCGGAACCATTCACTGCACTCTGGACATAGAAGACACCCGTAAAGACGTTTTACAGAGCCGACAGGCCATCATTCTTTACGACCTTGCGGTGGCGTATTTTCACAAAAACACATTCAAGAACATTCAGTCCCTGACTGGAAAAAAAGTGGCCTATCTCCATGGATATAATCTGGAAAGTCTTTTTCCGGTCAAGTTCATACCGAGACAGACATATGACCTAAGCTCCTCCATCCAGATGCTCGACAGGGGACACATAGATTTCGTGATCGACGACGAAACCCTGCTCAAGGAAGCCATGTTCGAAGCAAAGATTCCCTCCACGGAATTCGACATCACGTATCTCAGGAGCATGAAAGCCCACCCCATATTCACCCTCACGGATGAAGGGCGTAAACTTCGCGACATCTATGATCGACGAATAATGGAAATGACTGCCACCGGAGAACTCCAGGAGCTCATGCGGAGACACGGTATCCCCGAAGAGAGCATACAGAAACTTCTCAACGCCAACACCCGGTAACGACTATGAATGAGTATAGGTACGCCGCCAGATTATACGACCCCATAGTTGGTCCTGCCCTGCACCCGATCCACGCCGCAACAGTCCGTGCCCTGCTGACTGCAGGAGTTGATTCGATGGTGGACGTGTGCTGCGGCACCGGAATGCTCGCAGGGATGACAGCATCTTCGGGCATCAAATCAACAGGCGTGGATATTTCCCGCCCCATGATCGACGTAGCTCGCAAAAAACGACCAAACGCCGCGTTCATCCATGGCGATGCCACGACCCTTTCTTTTCCGGACAACACTTTCGGGGCCGCAACCATCAGCTTTGCCCTGCATGAAAAACCACAGGCTCTCGGCCTTGCCATCCTTGCCGAAACGTGCCGTGTAGTTCGTTCTGACGGCTTCATCCTCATTACCGATTACCGAAACCCCTTTCCCGACATTGCGCGGGGAACAGGTTGCGTCATCCGTTTGGTGGAGCGAATCGCGGGCAAGGAACACTATCGTTTTTTCCGCGAATACATGTCGAATGGGTGCATGGATGGATTCTTTAGAATAGCCGGAATCAATGGACGGTTGATAGGGAAGCACCTCAACGGCTGGGCAGGTATCCACCTCATTGAGTGTTGATAAAACACAAACTTTCCCTCAAACTCCCGCCGTCGACCAAGTCGATCATAAACACACGTACGGGATATCCCTCCTAGGAGATACTATGATTGAAGGATTATTCACACTGGAAAACCTCATAGCCCTTATCACTCTGGCCGGTCTTGAGATCGTGCTTGGTATCGACAACATAGTATTTGTGGTGGTCGTCACCAACAAATTGCCTGAGGCGTCCAGAGCCATGGCCCGCCGAATCGGCATAGGGTTGGCAATGTTCACCCGCATCGCACTGCTGCTTGCCATTTCCGCCATCATGGGTCTGACAGCTCCGCTCTTCACCATATTCGAACACGTCGTATCCGGACGAGACGTCGTGCTGCTGACAGGCGGTCTTTTCCTGCTCGCCAAAGCAACCCATGAAATTCACGACAAGCTGGAAGGTCCGGGAATGGAAGAAGGCCATGTTCGGGCCCAGTATTCATACACCAGTGCGATCATACAGATTCTGCTGCTTGATCTCGTATTTTCACTCGATTCCGTTATTACCGCCGTAGGCATGGCCCAGCATCTCGGCGTTATGGTTGCGGCCATCGTCATTGCGGTGTTGGTCATGTTGTTGTTTGCCGGTCCGGTCAGCGAATTCGTGTCAAACCACCCCACAGTGCAGATGCTCGCTTTTTCCTTCCTGCTATTGGTTGGCATATTCCTCATGGCTGAGGGCATGCACAAGCATATTGATCGAGGGTACATTTACTTTGCCATGGCGTTTTCACTGTTCGTGGAGTTCTTGAACCTGAAGATGCAGAAGAGAAGGAAGGCCGCTCTTTCAGGCGGCTGATGGAAAATGGAAGATGACGCCTTCGGCGGGAGCCGTCGTTGGGTGCTGAAGCACCCAGCGTTCTCCATGCCCTCCCGGCGGGGGCCGGTCTTCGTCTGGTAAGGGGAAGAGCTCGTCTTCGAAGGAAGAGCGATGTTTGGGGGTTAAAGCTCCCCCAAGGCCCTTTATGGTTATCGAAGAGCCAAGAATCAAAACCTCTCACCTACACCGAGCAGTATCTTACAGCGACCACCAATTGATATCGGACCTTAGAGCCTGTCCCGCGCGGCGCAGCGTGGCCCGACCGCAGTCTGTTTCAACAGACAAATCTGTCGGGCAGTGAAGCCGCGTACAGGCTCTTAGGTCCGGTATCAGGATCACAGCCCAAAAGGCGTTTTTTGCCTCCTTTTTGCCGCCTCGCAAAAAGCAGGTCGCCGTCAAGGTGAAACCTTTGGAACAATATCGTTTACACCCCCACTGCAAACGCGCGCAGTGAATCCATCCCCCCATTACAAACGCACACCCAAAAAAAGGCCGGGAGAAGCAATGCTTCTCCCGGCCCTTCATTGATATTATCAGAAACAGCGTCAGCCGTTAGATTACCTTGTTCAGCGGATATTCAATAATACCCTCCGCCCCGAACTCGACCAGGCGGGGTATCAGATCCCGAACGACCTGCTCTTCGACCATGATCTCAACAGACAACCAGTTGGGGTCTTGCAATTCGGCCACGGTGGGCGAATTGAGGGAAGGCAACGAGCCATTCAGATCGGCCAGCTTTTCCTTGGGCAGGTTCATCTTAAGGCCGACCATCTTCTCGGCCTTGAGTGCACCCTGCAACAGGAGGTTTATTTCCTGAATAAGCTTGCGTTTCTTGGGATCTTCCCAGGCGTCCTTATTGGCTATGAGCTGTGTGTTGGTCTGCATCAATTCAGCAATGATGCGCAAACCGTTGGCCTTGATGGTGGTGCCGGTTTCAGTGATCTCGACGATACCATCGCACAGGTCTTCAACAACTTTGGCCTCGGTGGTTCCCCAGGAAAAAGAAACGTCAACATTGATACCCTGAGAAGCAAAGTATTCCTTGGTGAAGCCGACAAGCTCCGTGGAGATTTTCTTGCCGTCCAGGTCTTCGGGACGCTTGTATGGGGAATCGCCCTTAACGCACAGCACCCAGCGGGCCTTGCGGTTGGACACCTTGGAGTAGATCAAATCGTCAACGATAACTACATCGGACTTATTTTCCTTGATCCAGTCCATGCCGGTTAGACCGACATCAAAAGTGCCGTTCTCGACGTACATTGACATTTCCTGTGCGCGGGCGAGCGAGCATTTGATGCGGTCATCGTCGATGTCCGGGAAGTAGTTGCGGTCGTGCAGCTTAATCTTCCAACCTGCTTTCTTGAACAGCTTCAGGGTTGCGTCTTGCAGGGAGCCTTTGGGAACACCGAGTCGAAGGAATTGATCAGACATTATTTATATACCTCTTTGGGGTCGAAAACGACGGGAGAGCATTCTTTGACTTCACCGTCTTTGAGTTCACGGAAAAAGCAGGAGCGGTAGCCCTTGTGACAGGCCGCGCCGCCGATCTGGTCGATGAGAAGCACCAAGGTGTCGTCGTCGCAGTCAATGCGGATAGACTTCACCTTCTGTGTATGGCCCGAGGTACCGCCCTTATGCCATAACGTATTGCGGCTGCGGCTCCAGTAATGAGCCTCGCCGGTTTCCAGGGTTTTATCCCATGCTTCTTCATTCATATAAGCCATCATCAGGACTTCGCCACTCTCGGCGTCCTGCGCAATGGCCGGGATCATTCCGTCCATTTTTTCGAAATCTGGTCTGATCATTTGCGGTACCTCATATCAGAACTTACGTGTCCGACCCGGGATTGGGCCGGGTTGGTTACATACCGAATGCATAAACAAAGCGCAACTCTCCGAAGTGCCGATTTACGGAATTGACATATATACAGCGCACCCCGCCAGCCGGAAAAACCCTTTTTGCCAAATGAGTAACATGCCCAACAAATCATTTTCATGCCCACAGAGGTGCATTTACCACCCGTCAGATATCTGATATTTCTCACCTCAACAAAAACTCTTTCAAGGAGAATACGGACATGCCCGTTCGTTCAAAAGATAATTTTCTGGTCTTTGGCGCACCTCGTATCGAACAGCCTGAAATTGATGAGGTCGTCGCTTCCATGAAATCCGGCTGGCTCGGCACCGGCCCCAAGGTCGCTCAGTTCGAGAAGGATTTTTCCGCATATCTCGGCAGTGGACATGCCGCAGCCTGCAATTCCTGTACGGCTGCCCTCCACCTGAGCCTGGTGGCACTCGATCTCAAACCCGGCGACGAAGTCATCACCACCCCGATGACATTCTGCGCCTCGATCAACGCCATCATTCACGCCGGATGCACACCTGTACTGGCAGATGTGAACCCCAAAACCATGAACATCGACCCGGACTGCATCCGCGAAAAAATCACGAGCCGCACCCGTGCCATTCTGCCGGTCCACTTTGCCGGACGGTCCTGTGACATGGACCCCATCATGGATATTGCCAGGGAATTCGACCTTAAAGTCGTTGAAGATTGCGCTCACGCCATTGAGACGACCTACAAAGGGCAACATGCCGGAACCTTCGGCGACTTCGGATGCTTCTCGTTCTATGTGACCAAGAATGTTTGCACAGGAGAAGGCGGCATGGTTATGGCGCGCACCGAGGAAGACATCCAGAATGTCAAGGTGCTCGGCCTGCACGGCATGTCTGCCGATGCCTGGAAACGGTTTTCAGACGACGGGTACAAGCACTACGAAGTGGTTCATGCCGGGTTCAAATACAACATGATGGACATCCAGGCCGCCATCGGTATCCATCAGCTCAAACGGGTCGAAGAAAATTTCATCCGGCGCTGTGAAATCTGGGACATGTATCAGGAGGCGTTCAGCAAGCTGACCATCGGCAAGCCCGCGCCGGAGGAACCGAACACCCGCCATGCACGGCACTTGTATACACTTATGATAGACCCTGTACCCTGCGGCATTGACCGGGATCAGTTCCTTACCCGCATGACCAAACAGAACATCGGTACAGGCGTCCATTATCTGGCTGTCCCTGAACACCCATACTACCGGGACCGTTTTGGCTGGAAGCTCGAAGACACCCCGCACGCCGTGGCCCTTGGCCGTCAAACCGTCAGCCTGCCGCTGTCAGCCAAATTGACCGATGACGATGTAGCTGATGTCATTGAGGCTGTAAAAATCTGCCTGGAGAACTAGCCTATGCAACGCCCTGCCACAGCTCTGAGCGTCTTTCTTACGCTCCTTCTGCTTGCGTCACACGCTTTGGCAGGGCCGCACCTGCCCCCATTTTCTGCCGATAACACACCGGCAGCACCCGACTATGCCAAACGCACCAGTTGGCTGGCTCAACCGGACACCCCGGACACCCCGGACACACATCCTGTGGATATCTTCTGGGTATATCCTACGGTGCTGCATGATGACGTTCACTGGCTTATGCCGCCGAGCAATACACGACTGCAAAAAGCCGCAGCCAATACCCTGACTACACAGGCCAGCGTATTCACCGGACAGGCCAATCTGTACGCCCCATTTTACCGACAGATGAACATGGCAGGACTCTCGCTTCCACAAAAGGATGTCGACAGCCTGATCAGCTATGGAATGGACGACGTGTTCCGGGCGTTCACATATTATCTGAACAACCTGAATCAGGGCCGCCCGTTCATTCTCGCAGGGCACAGTCAGGGGTCAGACATTCTGCTTGAAATTCTTGTCAGACATTGGGGACAGCTTGGGGTGGAAGACAGGCTGATTGCCGGGTACATCATCGGATGGTCCATCACAACCGACGATCTTGCGAAGAATCCAACGCTAACACTATGCGAGAACGCAACGCAGACCGGATGTTTCATTACTTACAATTCAGTCGCCCCTGACAGACAGGACGTTGCCCCTACCATACGACCAGGTTCCGTTGTGACCAATCCGCTCAGTTGGAAAACAGACGGAACTCTCGCACCAGCCGAACTCAACATCGGCTCTGTCTTTTTCAACGATGACGGAACCACAACAACTGTCCACCATTTTACGTCCGCACAAGCAAAAGACTCCGGTCTTGTTGTCCGCCCGATGGACCTGAAACTGGTGACACCTGACATGGCAAAATTCCCCGAAGGGGTTTATCACTTTTACGACTACTCACTGTTCTACGAGAACCTGAAACAGAATGTTTTTGATCGCATCAACGCTTTCACAACCAATTAAACATGAAAAAGCCCGGACAACCCGGGCTTTTTCATACAATGGATATGACATCGAAACACTCGGCTAACAGTCGTGAAAATCCTTATTGATATAGAAACACAAGTCGAACAGATTTTGAACCATTTCATCCACAATTTCTTCAGAGTCGGCAGA
The genomic region above belongs to uncultured Pseudodesulfovibrio sp. and contains:
- a CDS encoding ArsA-related P-loop ATPase; translated protein: MKIAFAGKGGVGKTSLAAWTADWLARNGKNVWLVDADTALSLGQASGLALDQLPQPLIQREDLVRERIHAGGFLNLNPDVGDLPEELAVDVPLGGEPLGGVVPGRKRLIVMGAVTNAGGGCACDANALLKALLAHIVMERDEWVLVDLEAGVEHLGRGTVAHVDGLVIVSEPSMRSLQTGAEVGRMASDLGLTNQALVVNRHAGGRHPELDGLPEWSLSIPVMDGLVDRQMTESSVLNLPEISRLDCSVEKILGHLGG
- the cooS gene encoding anaerobic carbon-monoxide dehydrogenase catalytic subunit, yielding MAKEPRSIDELTIWDDAKAMLKKAKREGVETVHDRLDQQTPHCKFCELGTTCRNCTMGPCRVSEKHPRGVCGADADVIVARNFGRFVTGGAAGHSDHGRDLIEVLEAVVEGEAPDYKITDEPKLRRLAGEVGIETEGRELMAVAKDLMECFFADFGSRKKSISLLSRVPEVRKEKWAKLGMTPRGVDREIAEMMHRTHMGCDNDAPNTLIHAARTALADGWGGSMIGTELSDVLFGTPTPKVSTANLAVIKEDKVNLLVHGHNPVVSEMILAAAREPELVARAKELGATGINVAGLCCTGNELLMRQGIPMAGNHLMTELAIITGAVEAVVVDYQCIMPSLVQISGCYHTKFIDTANKARFTGAIHFDFQPRTAMKQAREIVSIAVEAFAQRDPGRVEIPGEPVNIMTGFSNEAVIEALGGSLQPLIDAIVAGDIRGAVGIVGCNNPKIKHDSLNVGLAKELIKKDILVIVTGCVTTAAGKAGLLLPEAIEMAGPGLKKICGALGIPPVLHYGSCVDNSRIMQLCAALANTLGVDISDLPVGASSPEWYSEKAAAIGLYAVASGIYTHLGHPPNILGSETVTNLAVSGLEDLVGATFFIEPDAVKTAEMFDERIKAKRKGLGLSE
- a CDS encoding Crp/Fnr family transcriptional regulator — its product is MKFSGVNLLDELVRPELAELRAVFNEHSFLKGNVIFQPDEVENRVFIIATGRVRVYLAYEDKEFTLAILGPGDLYSTHAGCFVQAFEETTLLVTDVQSVKRWMTEVPLFTRTMVRVLGHILQNSFSIIGGLAFKDIYNRLMDYLLREARDAGVPEDGGLLLKLDLTIEQLAQLMGASRQTVSTLLNDMERAGLMEKRGRGEYFIPDVDALEHAMGE
- a CDS encoding ABC transporter substrate-binding protein; this encodes MQNHQLPIALNLFQNRLFVAIRAKVSNSEKVKRNAFILTVISVFMVLTVPSSSHAAGYPEWQAPRACIFGMPYIGNAVRKGNSGLITDILVRVYEPEGYELIHRELPYNRAVKELLVGTIHCTLDIEDTRKDVLQSRQAIILYDLAVAYFHKNTFKNIQSLTGKKVAYLHGYNLESLFPVKFIPRQTYDLSSSIQMLDRGHIDFVIDDETLLKEAMFEAKIPSTEFDITYLRSMKAHPIFTLTDEGRKLRDIYDRRIMEMTATGELQELMRRHGIPEESIQKLLNANTR
- a CDS encoding methyltransferase domain-containing protein; this encodes MNEYRYAARLYDPIVGPALHPIHAATVRALLTAGVDSMVDVCCGTGMLAGMTASSGIKSTGVDISRPMIDVARKKRPNAAFIHGDATTLSFPDNTFGAATISFALHEKPQALGLAILAETCRVVRSDGFILITDYRNPFPDIARGTGCVIRLVERIAGKEHYRFFREYMSNGCMDGFFRIAGINGRLIGKHLNGWAGIHLIEC
- a CDS encoding TerC family protein; protein product: MIEGLFTLENLIALITLAGLEIVLGIDNIVFVVVVTNKLPEASRAMARRIGIGLAMFTRIALLLAISAIMGLTAPLFTIFEHVVSGRDVVLLTGGLFLLAKATHEIHDKLEGPGMEEGHVRAQYSYTSAIIQILLLDLVFSLDSVITAVGMAQHLGVMVAAIVIAVLVMLLFAGPVSEFVSNHPTVQMLAFSFLLLVGIFLMAEGMHKHIDRGYIYFAMAFSLFVEFLNLKMQKRRKAALSGG
- the hisG gene encoding ATP phosphoribosyltransferase; the encoded protein is MSDQFLRLGVPKGSLQDATLKLFKKAGWKIKLHDRNYFPDIDDDRIKCSLARAQEMSMYVENGTFDVGLTGMDWIKENKSDVVIVDDLIYSKVSNRKARWVLCVKGDSPYKRPEDLDGKKISTELVGFTKEYFASQGINVDVSFSWGTTEAKVVEDLCDGIVEITETGTTIKANGLRIIAELMQTNTQLIANKDAWEDPKKRKLIQEINLLLQGALKAEKMVGLKMNLPKEKLADLNGSLPSLNSPTVAELQDPNWLSVEIMVEEQVVRDLIPRLVEFGAEGIIEYPLNKVI
- the hisI gene encoding phosphoribosyl-AMP cyclohydrolase, which translates into the protein MIRPDFEKMDGMIPAIAQDAESGEVLMMAYMNEEAWDKTLETGEAHYWSRSRNTLWHKGGTSGHTQKVKSIRIDCDDDTLVLLIDQIGGAACHKGYRSCFFRELKDGEVKECSPVVFDPKEVYK
- a CDS encoding DegT/DnrJ/EryC1/StrS family aminotransferase, yielding MPVRSKDNFLVFGAPRIEQPEIDEVVASMKSGWLGTGPKVAQFEKDFSAYLGSGHAAACNSCTAALHLSLVALDLKPGDEVITTPMTFCASINAIIHAGCTPVLADVNPKTMNIDPDCIREKITSRTRAILPVHFAGRSCDMDPIMDIAREFDLKVVEDCAHAIETTYKGQHAGTFGDFGCFSFYVTKNVCTGEGGMVMARTEEDIQNVKVLGLHGMSADAWKRFSDDGYKHYEVVHAGFKYNMMDIQAAIGIHQLKRVEENFIRRCEIWDMYQEAFSKLTIGKPAPEEPNTRHARHLYTLMIDPVPCGIDRDQFLTRMTKQNIGTGVHYLAVPEHPYYRDRFGWKLEDTPHAVALGRQTVSLPLSAKLTDDDVADVIEAVKICLEN
- a CDS encoding DUF3089 domain-containing protein: MQRPATALSVFLTLLLLASHALAGPHLPPFSADNTPAAPDYAKRTSWLAQPDTPDTPDTHPVDIFWVYPTVLHDDVHWLMPPSNTRLQKAAANTLTTQASVFTGQANLYAPFYRQMNMAGLSLPQKDVDSLISYGMDDVFRAFTYYLNNLNQGRPFILAGHSQGSDILLEILVRHWGQLGVEDRLIAGYIIGWSITTDDLAKNPTLTLCENATQTGCFITYNSVAPDRQDVAPTIRPGSVVTNPLSWKTDGTLAPAELNIGSVFFNDDGTTTTVHHFTSAQAKDSGLVVRPMDLKLVTPDMAKFPEGVYHFYDYSLFYENLKQNVFDRINAFTTN